ATGAAGGATTTTTTTTTCCTTTAAACAAATGTTCCAACCAGAAACTTCATTGCAATATGCAATTGGCTTGCAAACTATTACATAATATGGATTTAGGCGCTTCaaaccatacaatttaccatttagaAAGTGATACAGAAAAACACATGTTCTAGAACATGCTACTCCTACCTCTCTTGTGACAGGTAGACATATCAATCTTTGATAACATTTAATGTTTAAACTTTTATTGGCATTTATTTGTATTTTATAACAATTTTTCAATTTTGTTTGAGTTATGTAACTTCATATTTTGTGTATCGGCTCAAAAGGATTTTCACATAAAACTCAAAAGGAAATGTGTGTGTTGTAATAGGAGCTACGCCATAAAAGGGAAGCAAGCAACCCCTATTGAAACACCAACCAACTAGAGAGAAACCCTAATTAGACATACACTCATACATTAACATCAAATATAAGGGTGAAAGTGTGAATgccatatatttaggaacggagggagtagctcacaACTCACAAGTTTACAACATTTTTTTTCATCTATTAGCACAAAAGTCAAATAATGCACGGTAGGACTGAGGAAAAGGTCTATAatatgtgtgcgtgcgtgcgtgcaagagagagagagagagagagagaatcgacACCCCCAAATTGTCTCCGTATGTCTAGGCTATCTGAACCCATACAATATGTGAGAAGGAAATGGGGTAAGGACGTGTATGGACAGCACGCCAAATCAGGCCGAAAAAAGACAGTTTTCTAAAATATTACAAGGCATCCCAAAGATATTGACGTTATGAATTGCTACGAACTTAAATGCTTAATACAATCAACAGAAAAGCTACCAGCATGCTTCTCCATTTTGAGCCAGTCCACCTATTGAGGACTTCTTGATTAAAACCTGCAGTCATTCTAGATAGCCTGCAAAACAGGAGGTAAATGTCAGTAAATAATGTACAAATGATAATTCCAGTTGAGTTGAAAGGCTTAATTTGAAAACCAACAAATATATGCAGGCTTATTTCATACTGCTATTTTAATGAGCACCAATAACCTCCTTGTCAGCGTCATAATATATCATCCAAAATCATATAAACAATTTTGAGGCAACTTTATACTACTTATGAgcataaataatatgattaatAAACAAACATTGGATTGTAACAGATGTGAAAAACACTTCATGTTGCAAGGAATCAGATGGTGTGAGTATCGTCTGAAAGCTTTCTGGAGAAATAAGAATAGAGAGATGTTAAGTTTAAAGAACAGAATGGCTCACCTTACAAAAAGTCTAAGTTCACCATCATTACATGTATAAATGGGGAAAACTTGGTATGAATAAGAGAAATAGCAAATAAGGATAGAGAGTTATTAAGTTCATCACACTGTTTATTTGCTTACTGTAGAAATAAGACAACATCCCCTGGAAAAAGGCAATGAACCACTCGCTCATGCAATTTGCCacattttctaatgtagggaaatTATTTCACTTAGACATCCGTAGTTGAACAGACCAAACCCAACCCCCATCCCGCTAACTCACAACCCTCAGGCTTCTCACTAAATCCAGTAACTCGTGTTTTAAATGAGCCATTGATCGATGTCGTCATGGCAGGCCAGCAACAAGGGACAAGGGTGGCAACCGCCTTCCCATCTTAGTGCTAGTACCTCCTACTTCTATACTGGAAACACCATTCATTTTGGGCTCTACCACGACAACGCCACTCATGCGTTGCCTTGGAAATAGAAAGCTATGTTAAAATAAAATTCATTACAGTTTGAGAATAGGGAATCACAAGCTAGCTAGTACAAGCTAAGTAAAACATCTAAATTCAGATTGAATAAACATATAGATTCAGTTAAAAGACTATGTTCCACACCGAGATATAATACATCCCGCTCTTTTGGCAGATACTTAATAATGTATACTGACATACATATATACCAAAAAAGTATAGATAATAATCATTATTTCAAAATATATCATCAGCCAGGTCTTAGACCTTGGTACAAACACATGTATAGACCAAAACTgaattatcataagtagaatagcaaaaatgcccgtgcgttgcaacggaaaaaaaaCTAAAAGGACACAACGTGCAAGGCGAGAAAATCAGGCTTGAAGGTACATATACTCGTATGTCAAATGAGTACCAAATCCTCATGCACAATAGACAACATTGTCTTCTTCTCTATCGTCGTCGTCCCAGCTCACAAATTACACAGTTTACTTGATCCACGGTACAATCTCATTGTAATTTCTGTATTTTTGCTAGCCATTGATCAATAATATGGTCAACTGCAGGAAGCAATGCCTCTGTGGCAATAGATCATCTGCCTCTTTCTCTTGTTCTAATGCTGATGGTGGGATATAGCTATCCGGAAAGGGTGGAGGGGAGGGCAGAAGGCAACTGCGAAGAAATATGTCAGAAGTTTGAGAGTAAATAGCAAATGGTTGACAAGGTAGTTTGATGAATACATTTCCGAGTACAATATAGCAGCAGAACTTTAGAAGCATTGTTACTCCCATTCTTGGGACTAAGCAGTGGTCAGGACATCTCATGTGCCCCCATCTTCCTTTTGTCTGACGGCTGCCATTATGTACCGAGATAAGTAAAAGTAAATATGTTTTTCTATCTAAAGTAGGAATTTTTTGCTAAAAAAAGTACAATACCTCCGTTGCACCTTGCAAAGACACATGAGGATGTGATCAATTCGTTTCAACTCCTTCAAGACAGTTATTTCCTAATGTGACATTGATTCAGGAGCTTTCCCATCAGACTATGTTCACTTTGTAAACAACACATACAAATATTCCGTTATGCTAGTACTTTTGCTTGGCAAATCGCAGTaaataaaaaaatgtaaaataaacAGAAGCAATGAAGTACTCAATTTCGTGCAAGTGATCTTGCATGACCAATGCCAACTATCATTATTACAGATTATTAGAATGCCAGGGTAAGGAGTAGTTTAACCACCAGACTGTAATATGTTCTATTTTGTTCCAAACAGTGTGTCAGTGCACATGGACTCAAGCTTATATGTAGTAACTTCCAATCGATAAACAAACATGTATCTTTGAACAGTTAAGTAAGCATATAAACTCCAATATCATAGAAAGAGGAGTAAATATAAGAAAACTTGTGAGCAAAAAAACCATGAAACTATATTCAAATTCATTCTTGAATCCTTAGTCTCAGAAAACCGTAAAATTGCCTACATATAATTTTCTAACTGCGGGCCCATAGTTTTGCAAAATTTGACCTACACGTACATCTCAAATCTTCATTCTAATCATAAAAAGCGGCTGCCACACACTAATCAGTGCTCATAGCGGTTGGCAAACCATGTTATATAAACCAGATCCACCACACAATTCTGGAAATCATGTTTTGTAGCAGGATTTCTGATATAGTAGGTTATGGAGAATATCATTGCCATTTAATCAAGGCTAGAATCTGAAGCTTGACGGAAGAATATAGCAGCAATGAACTACTTTTGCAGGGTATAGCAGAAATGAACTTGACTAAGTAAATAGATCAACAACTCGTTTGCTGGTAAGTACCCAGATTTTGATATTAACAAAATCTAAACCCCATGCCCAGTGATACTGACAGCAGAGTAAGAAATCCTTAGGGAGAAAGGTAAATTGGCTACTTGAAATGTCGTGGTGGAGGTGATGTTTCCCGTTGCCGTGCTCCAGCATCACCAGATCGACGCAACCCCGAATAGAATGCCGCTGCCGGCCATCCCACCTCCCCTCCTGAACAACATAAATTCCAATAAAGTAACTCAATTTCTGAAAGTTCTCATACATGAATATCAAAGGTGTATGATTGAAGTTGTTGAGAATGATAATGATGTACTACTGAACTATAACTGCTTCAATAAACAGCAACGTCGCACATAGTTCAGTTTGTAAAAGGAAAATAACATATTCTCTTGGTGTACAGAATGGAATACAACTATCCAGAAAGTGTGTGTGAGGAAGGAGATGCAATATGAGTGCTGATTGCCATGGTTCAATCGGCTCCAACACACACAAAATGGTGTAGATGTAATCTCCAACGGCAAGGTTTTTATGTGAGCGCTGATTCCCATGGTTCAATCACTCCAACACACAAAAAATGGTGTGGATGTAATCTCCGACAGCAaggttttttcttcttctccattcTGACCTTCTCACTCCCTCTATTATGACTAAGGGGAGCAAACTCACCAGGAGTTGGTGGTGTCGAAAATTCAGCAGAAGCCACACCCCTGAGACCTCATCAGACTGCAGCATCAACCATCTAACCATTAGTCAATCACAGTGTAGCAAAGGGGCTAACACGCCACATTAGCGCGCACACTGATTCCGATTTTGATGCGATTCACATCTAACGATATTGTTAAGATGCCGTCATGCATGGACGCATGGGCAGGAGCTGCTTGAGGGGTTCCAGGAGTGTGACAACGAGCACATACTGGTGGCCCGTGTCCCCGTCCAGGCCAACTCCAACGGCACGCCGCGTGCACCGTGCTCTTTAGGTGACCGGAAAGCTCCAGCCCCCGAGGGATCGGATATGGCTGGAACAAAGAGCCATTGTAGTTCCTCCAGTCGGCAGTCTCACGATGATGGCAACCGCCCGACTAAATTGAAACTGCCGGAAGAACACCTGTGATCCTCTCCTGCATCAAGCATCCGCCATTGTGAGATTGATTCCTTAATTAATCTGAAAAGTATCGTTCCCCCACTCGCTTTTAAATTGtatatttatttttttgaaatGCATGGATATTATTTTAAAAAGGTGTGAACACTTTTTAAATCACATGCACTTAAAAAATGCTTGAACACTTTCAAAATTATGATTGAATTCACTTCCTGGCAGGTTTGATCCACAAAATATCTGAATTCCACTTCTGAGTAAATAAAAAAAGTTGTCCCTACCACAAGAATAGGTCCAACATCGATGCACTTCCTTTTCACTTTCCTAATAAAAAGCAACAAATACTTGCTATTTCTGTTTAACAATAATAGTAAGCTACGTCAAATGCTCACAGTTTAGAAAAAAGTTTGCATATCTGTCTTATTAGAATAAATGACCCTTCAAAATTAAGTAGTGGCCTAAAAACTGATATATGTTTTATGCTTCTTGAGCTAGTGAGTTGCGAACTTCCATCCGTTGTCTAATTTCTGGGCACATTACAGAGTGACTTTGCTTCAGTTAAAAGCATGCGCTAGTTTGCTTGATGGCCGTGCATTCACGAGTTGGAGGATTTGGTTGGTTGGCCAACATTTGTGAAGAAATAAAATGACCCACTTTAGTGAAGAAAATCAGACACAAAAGGCGACCAAGGAAAATAAAACAAACTCATGTTGTGCACATGGATTAAGAGTCATAAATTCGAGTAGATCATCAGGGTACCAAAGTCGAAGGCAGTAAGTACACAGAGAGTAACCTGCGGCTGTAGGTGACCATTTGCCTCTTGCAGCAGGTGGCCTGGGCCTCTCCAACTCCAAATGCAGCATTGGCACCAATACACTGAAAGATAAGAGGGGCAAATGCAAATATGCATGCATTATGTGATTCTAAATTGATGAGGAAAAATAGAAGTGTTTTTAATACGAACATAATAGTATCAATTGTGCAATGCATAGGCTGTTGAAAAAATACTTGTGCCCTTGCAATTTTGGTTGGAGGCATTGTGTTCAAAGTACAGAGCAAAGGAACATTATACAGTGTACAAGTGTTGATACCTCTGAGTGATCAACAACTGTAGCCTGCAGGCATTAACATCAGATTCCATTGAATCTTCAGAGGATTGGCCACGTTTGGAGCTCATCTGCAAGACCAACATGGCCTCGTCGGAGCTCCGTCCAAGCTTATGGGGCGCAGACACGGGGCGCCATCCCTGCCGCACACAACCAGACTCTTCACCTGTGCTCTAGATTGGAAGGATGGATAGGGGAGAGGCTCTTCACCTCTCGCGCAACCGGCCCCCGCCCTCGTTGCCGCACACGGAGATTGCCTCCTCGCCTGATCGGGTCGTAGCGGCGTCCCAGGAGACAAGACGCACACGGTGCCCACCGCCTCGATCTACCTCTCCCGGCGCGGCCCATCTCGACGAGATGTGGCCGTGGCTGATCTGGTCGCTGCCCCGCTGACTTGCTCGACTCGATCTGGGGCGTCCCCGCTTAAAGAACAGAAGGTGAGTGGAGGGCAGCGCCGGTGGGGAAGAGAGCTGCGCGGGCGGGGAGAGAGGAAAGAGGGTGATACGTCtcggtcgtatctataatttttgatacaactttcatatatttttggcaacttcttatactatttttgggactaagatattgatccagtgctcagtgccagttcctgtttgttgcatgtttttgtttcgcagaatatttatatcaaacggagtccaaatgggataaaaacggacggagattatttttaaaatattcggagaatatgggaaggaaaatccacgcgagacggtgcccgagggaggcacgaggcagggggcgcgccccaccctctgggcgcgcccctgaccctcgtgggccccctgtaaggcggttgatgcccttcttcggccgcaagaaagctattttttgaaaaaaaatcacggcgaaggtttcagtccaatcggagttacgggtctccatatatatacaaaacggtgaaagggca
This window of the Triticum aestivum cultivar Chinese Spring chromosome 5D, IWGSC CS RefSeq v2.1, whole genome shotgun sequence genome carries:
- the LOC123120700 gene encoding uncharacterized protein isoform X1; protein product: MGRAGRGRSRRWAPCASCLLGRRYDPIRRGGNLRVRQRGRGPVAREGWRPVSAPHKLGRSSDEAMLVLQMSSKRGQSSEDSMESDVNACRLQLLITQSVLVPMLHLELERPRPPAARGKWSPTAAGGEVGWPAAAFYSGLRRSGDAGARQRETSPPPRHFNEHSLMGKLLNQCHIRK
- the LOC123120700 gene encoding uncharacterized protein isoform X2, with translation MGRAGRGRSRRWAPCASCLLGRRYDPIRRGGNLRVRQRGRGPVAREGWRPVSAPHKLGRSSDEAMLVLQMSSKRGQSSEDSMESDVNACRLQLLITQSVLVPMLHLELERPRPPAARGKWSPTAAGEDHRCSSGSFNLVGRLPSS